The genomic region GTCTGCATCGCCTGGTGCACGCCGAGGGCCAGCAGGAACAGCGCCAGCGAGGAGACCATCAGCTCCCGCCAGCGCTTGGGCAGGCGGTCGCCGAGCACCGCGCCCACCCCGGTGCCCGCCACGATCGCCACCACGTTGATGCCCGTGCCCAGACCAGTCACCGGATCAGCCTAGGTGGGCAGGAGCAGCCGGAAAGCGTGCTCCTGCCCACAACCTGGGGCTACCGCGCGAGGTAGCGGCCGGTGCGGCTGGCCGGGTCGGCCGCGATCTGCTCCGGGGTGCCGGTGGCCACCACCCGGCCGCCGCCGTCCCCGCCCGCCGGGCCCAGGTCGATCACCCAGTCCGCGCCGCGCACCACCTCCGCGTTGTGCGACACCGTGATCACCGTGTGCCCCTTGGCCACCAGCCGGTGCAGCACCCCCATCAGCCGGGCCACGTCGCTGGCGTGCAGCCCGGTGGTCGGCTCATCCAGCACGTACAGCGTGTGCTTGCCGGGCCTGCGCTGGAGCTCGGCGGCCAGCTTCACCCGCTGGGCCTCCCCGCCGGAGAGGGTGTTGGCCGCCTGCCCCAGCCGCAGGTAGCCCAGCCCCACCTCGCACAGGGTGCGCAGCGGGCCCGCGATCACCGGGGCCGCGGCGAAGAACTCCGCGGCCGCCTCGATCGGCAGGTCCAGCACCTCGGCGATGGTGCGGCCCCGGTAGGTCACCTTGAGGGTGTCCGCGTCGTAGCGGGTGCCGTGGCAGGTGTCGCACTCCAGGAACACATCGGGCAGGAAGTACATCTCCACCCGCACCGTGCCGTCCCCGGCGCAGCTCTCGCAGCGGCCGCCGGGGGAGTTGAAGGAGAACCGGCCCGGTGTGAAGCCGAGCTCCTTCGCCGTGGGGGTCTGGGCGAACAGTTTGCGGGTGGCGTCCAGGATCCCGGTGTAGGTCGCCGGGGTGGAGCGCCCGGAGCGGCCGATCGGGGCCTGGTCCACCCGGATCACCCGGTCCAGGCGGCCCAGCCCGTCGACGCGTTCGTGCGCGCCCGGCGGTGGGGCTTCCGCGCCCAGCGCCCTGGCCACCGCCCGGTACAGGATGGTGTCCACCAGGGTCGACTTGCCCGCCCCGGACACCCCGCTGACCACCACAAAACACCCCAGCGGGAAGGCGACGTCGATCCCGGCCAGGTTGTTCTCCCGCGCGCCCCGCACCACCAGCTCCCGCCCCGGCACCGGGGTGCGCCGCCGCGCCGGGACGTGCCCGGTGCGGCGGCCGCTGAGGTAGGCCCCGGTCAGCGACTCCGGATCGGCGAGCAGCTCGGATGCGGTCCCGGTGAAGACCAGCTGACCGCCGTGCTCACCGGCCGCCGGGCCGAGCTCGACCACCCAGTCCGCGGCCCGGATCAGGTGCTCGTCGTGCTCCACCACGATCAGCGTGTTTCCCCGGTCCCGCAACGACTTCAGCGTGCCGATCAGCTCGTGCACGTCCTGCGGGTGCAGTCCGGCGGTGGGCTCGTCGAGCACGTAGAGCAGCCCGAAGAGCTGGGTGCCGAGCTGGGTGGCCAGCCGGATCCGCTGGGCCTCCCCGCCGGAGAGGGTGCGCGCCGGGCGGTCCAGGCTGAGGTAGCCCAGGCCGACCTCGGTGAGGTGGCGCAGCCGGTCGGTGATCTCGGCCAGCGCCTGGGCCAGCACCCGCCGCTGCCGCTCCGGCAGTTCCAGCGTGCTGAAGAACCGCAGGCATTCGGTCACCGGCAGTGCGTTGACCTCGGCGATGCTGCGGCCGTCCAGGCGCACCCCCAGCTGGGCCGGTCGCAGCCGCGCGCCGCCGCAACCGGCGCACAGCCGCTGCTCAGTGCTCTCCGGATCGGCCGCGGCCCCCAGGCCGAGGCAGTCCGGGCACTGGCCGAAGGGCAGGTTGAAGGAGAAGGACCGGTTGTACATCTCCGGCACCTCGGTGTCATGCCCGTCCAGGCAGACCAGGGTTCCGTTGTCGGGCAACAGTTCCTCGGCGCACACCGTGCAGTGCGGCACGCCCGCGGTGGCCCACACCACGCGCATCAGGTCGAACACCTCGGTCACCGTGCCCACCGTGGAGCGCGGGCTGCGGGTGGCCGAGGAGCGCTGGTCCACCGCCACCGCCGAGCACAGCCCGGACAGCAGGTCCACCGCCGGCTTGTCCATCTCGTTCATGAACTGGCGGGCGAAGGTGGACAGCGACTGCACCTGCCGCCGCTGCGCCTCGGCGTAGAGGGTGTCGAAGGCCAGTGAGGACTTCCCGGAGCCGGAGACCCCGGTGAAGACGATCAGCTTGCGGTGCGGGAGGTCGAGGTCGACGCCGCGCAGGTTGTGCACGCGCGCGCCACGCACGATGAGCCGGTCGGGGAGCTGGGTGTCGGTCGAGTCGAGGACGTCGACTGAGGTCACCATCGTCCTTTCTGGACTGGTCGGGAAGCGGGCTCAGGCGGAGAGCTTGCGGATGGCGCGCAGCGCGAAGGCGGTCGCGCCCGCGCAGCCGAGCACGGTGATGGCCAGCGCGATCAGGATCGACGGGTGGCCGAAGTTCCCGGCGAAGAGCGCGCGCTCGGCGTTGACCACGTGGGTCAGCGGGTTGATCCGGGACAGCCAGAACAGCCAGCCCGGGGCGGCGTCCATCGGCAGCAGCATGCCCGCGGTGAGCATCAGCGGCAGGATCGCGGTCTGCACCGCGGTGTAGAACAGGTACGCCTGCTTGAGCACCAGCCCGAGTCCGAGCGAGCCCACGCCGACCCCGGCGGCCAGCACCAGCAGCATGACCAGGCCGAGGACGGTGCCCAGCGGGTCGACGTCCAGGCCGAAGGGCAGCACCAGCACGATGAGCACCAGCGCCTGCAGCAGCAGCGTGGTCAGCTGGCGGCCGACCTGCCCGACCAGCAGCGCCACCCGGTTCAGCGGGGAGGCCAGCAGCCGTTCCAGCGAGCCCATGTCCCGCTCGTACATGATGTCCGCCCCGGCGAAGGCGGTGCCGAACAGCGTGGTGAAGACCAGCATGCCCGGGATGAACCAGGTCCACGGCGTGCCCCCGCCGCTGGAGACCCCCGGCAGCGCGAAGGTCGAGAGCAGCGGGCCGAACAGCGCCACGTAGAGCAGTGGCTGGATGAGCCCGGTGATGATCGCCATCGGGTTGCGCAGCGTCGGCCGCATCTCCCTGGCGTAGACCACACCGGTCGCGGTGATCAGGTTCATGCCGACTCCTCACGCAGGCTGCGGCCGGTCAGGGACAGGAAGACGTCGTCGAGGCTGGGCCGGGCCACGCTCAGCCCGCGCAGCCGGATGTCCGCGGCGTCCAGCGCGCGGACCAGGATCGCCAGGGCCTCGTCGCCCTGCTCGACCCGCAGGGTCAGCCTGCTGCCCTCGGCGGCCACCTCGTGCGCCCCCGGCAGCGCCGCGCCCACCGGCACCGCGCGGGCGGCGGAGTCCGGCTCGCCGAACTCGACGGTGACCAGGTCGCCGGAGACCTTGGCCTTGAGCTGGTCCGGCGTGCCCTCGGCGATGATCCGGCCGTGGTCGATGACGATCACCCGCTCGGCAGCGGTGTCGGCCTCGTCCAGGTAGTGGGTGGTCAGGAAGATCGTGGTGCCGTACTGCTCGCGCAGCCCGGTGATGTGGTTCCACAGGTTGGCCCGGCTGTGCGGGTCGAGACCGGTCGAGGGTTCGTCCAGGAACAGCAGGTCGGGCCGGTGGATCAGCCCGAGGGCGACGTCCAGGCGGCGCTTCTGCCCGCCGGAGAGCGTGGCCACGTACCGCTTGGCCTGCTCGGTGAGCTCCAGCTGCTCGAGCAGCTGGTTGGCCCGCACCCCGGCTTCGTGTCGGTTGAGGCCGTAGATCCGGCCTTGGGCGACCAGCTCGTCGCGGACCTGCTGGCCCTCGCTGGCGCCGTGCTTCTGCCCGATGTAGCCGATCCGGCGGCGCACCCCGTCCGGGTTGGCGCGCACGTCGAACCCGGCCACCTTCGCCTCGCCGGAGGTGGCGGGCAGCAGCGTGGTCAGCATGCGCAGTGTGGTGCTCTTGCCTGCCCCGTTCGGGCCGAGGAAGGCGACGATCTCGCCTTCTTGGACATCCAGGTCAACGCCTTGGACGGCCTTGACCACCTCCCCTTTTGCTTTGAAGTGACGGACCAGATCCCTGGTGTGGATCATCCCCAGCTCCCTACTCAAACTTGAGTCGCCGGGCGAGGGTAGGGCAGATCGGACCCAACGTACAAGTTTGAGTGGCGAAAAAGTTCAGCCGCAGCTGATGTCGGGCTTCGGCCGCGGCCGCGGACTGCCGTCACTGTGGAACCCGGCCCCACCGGGCTGGCCGAAGACGTGCGGGGCCTCCCCGGCGAAGGTGTGCGCGCCCGCCTCGATCCGTTCCACCAGGTCCTGGGTCCAGGCCACGCTGGCATCGGCGGAGGAGCGCCAGACCCCGAACAGCTCGCTCATGTGCGCGGGCTCGGTCAGCTCCCCGGCCCGCCCGGCCACCTGCGCCCGGTTGACCTCCAGCGCGGCCAGCCGCTCCTTGAGCAGCGCGATCACCTCGTCGCGGGGCAGCGTCGGCATCAGCACCAGCGCGGCGGCCAGCAGGTCGGGCTTGTGCTCCTCCGGCTCGCGCAGGGTGGCGCGCAGCAGCCGGAAGAACTCCGCCTCACCGGCCGGGGTGAGCGCGTAGTCCACCCGGCCGATGTTGCCCACCGGCGAGGAGGAGGTCATCAGCCCCTCCTTGGTCAGCTGCTTGAGACCGTGGTAGATCGAGCCCCACTTGATGTTGGCCCACTCGTGCGCCCACCAGGACTCCAGCTCGGCGCGCACCAGATAGCCGTGTGCGGACCCGCACCAGCGCACCACGCCCAGCACCAGCAGCCTCGTCGCCGACATACTCTCCCTACTTCGCCGTGCCACCCCCGGTGACCAGGTTATCCCTGCTCGATCGAAGCTCGGCGGAGGTCCGCCACCAGCAGGCACAGCGCCGCCCCGACCAGCTCCAGCCCGGCGCTGCACAGGAACGCCGCCGAGACCCCGAACGCGCCGACGGCCAGCCCGAACAGTCCGGTCGCCAGCGGCGCCACGCCCAGGCTGCACAGGGTGTGCACGCTGCTCACCCGGCCGCGGAAGGCATCGGGGGTGCGGGCCTGGATCAGCGTGCGCACCCCGACCCCGCAGGGCGCGCCGCCGAGTCCGATCAGCACCGCGGCGCCCACGGCCACCGGCAGCGTCGGGGCCAGCGCCATCACCACCATGGCCGCGGTCTCGGCCAGCGCGGCCACCGCGACCACCAGGCCGAGCCGCCGTCGCAGCGGCACCCGCAGCAGCACCAGCGCACCCAGGGCCGCGCCGCCGCCGAACCCGGCCACCAGCAGCCCGACCCCGACCGAGCCCCAGCCGCGGTGCTCGGAGAGGATCGCCACGCCCAGGTTCATCGGCCCGACGAAGCCCAGGTTGATCACCAGCGCGGCCAGGATCACCGTGCGCAGCACCCGTTCCCGCCGCAGGAAGGCGAACCCGGAGCGCACCGAGGCCAGCACGCGCTCGGTGCTGGGCTCGACCTCCCGGCGCGGCTTGGCCGAGGCCACCGCGGCCATCGACACCCCGAAGGTCAGCGCGTTGACCACACAGGCCAGCGGCAGCCCGCCCACCGCGACCAGCAGCCCGCCCAGCGGTGCGCCCAGCAGCAGCGCCGCCCGGCCGACCACCTCGTGCAGCGCCGCGCCGGAGGACAGCTGCGCCGGTTCCAGCAGCCGGGGTTGCAGCGATCCGGCCGCGGGCAGGAACACCGCGTCGGCGATGCCGAAGGCCAGCGCCACCAGCACCAGCCAGAGCAGGCTGGGGGAGAGGAAGGCGAGGGTGGCCGCCAGCAGCATGACCAGCGCGCGGGCCAGGTCGCTGCCGATCATCAGCCGCCGCGCGTCGAAGCGGTCGGCCAGCGCGCCGCCGAGCAGCATCAGCGCCAGCCTCGGCACCGCGGCCACCGTCATCACCAGCCCGGCCACCCCGGGGGAGGCCAGCTGCACCGCCGACCAGGACAGCGCGATGTGCCAGACCTGGTCGCCCAGCAACGAGGTGCCGTGCCCGGCCAGGTAGCGCAGGTAGGCGGGCTCCCGGTAGGCCGGGCGCAGCGCGGTCGCGGTGCTCACGGGCGCTCCGGGAAGCCGTGCAGGAACAGGAAGACGTGCTCGCGGCCGTCCTCGGCGCCCGGTCCGGCAGGCAGCTCCTTGCGCGGCTCCCGCCAGCGGTTGATCACCTCGTGCAGCTCGTCCTCCAGTTCGCGCAGCTCGGTGTCGGTCAGGCGCAGGAAGTTGTTGGAGATGAAGGCCGAGGTGTTCCACTGCCCGCCCCAGGCCGAGCGGTTCTGCTGGAAGTCCCGGACCCGCTCGAACTGGTTGGTCACCATCTGGGCGACCGCGGCGCTGGCCACCGCCTTGGCCTCAGGGGTGGTGAAGTCGGTCCAGGCCCAGGACTGGTGCTCCTCGGCGGCCCGGTACCAGCGCTCGCGGCGGTCCCTGGCCAGCTCGGGCGCGGTCTCGATGTAGCCGGCCTTGGCCAGCTCGCGCAGGTGGTAGCTGACCAATCCCGGATCGGTGTCGACCTGCTTGGCCAGCGTGCTCACCGTGGCCGGGCCGGCCTGGGCGAGCAGGTGGTAGAGGCGCTGGCGCAGCGGCTGGGCCAGGCCCTTGAGCACCTCGGGATCGGTGATGCGACGGTTCCCCATGTTTCGGAAGATATCTTCCAGAAGAAATCTTCCGCAAGTAGCCGTGCGGATACCTGCCAGAACATGTCAGCCTCTGCTGGCACGGTGAACGCCATGAGCAAGCCACTGCACGGCAAGATCGCCCTGGTCACCGGAGCCACCCGCAACGCAGGTCGCGGCATCGCCATCGAGCTCGGCGCCGCCGGTGCCACCGTCTACCTCTCCGGCCGCAGCGGGGGCGGCCACACCTCCCCGGAGAACCGCCCGGAAACCCTGGAGCAGACCGCCGCCATGGTCGAGGCCGAGGGCGGCACCGCGGTGGTGGTGCCCACCGACCACCTGGACTCCGCGCAGGTCCGCGCCCTGATCGAGCGCATTGAGTCCGAGCAGGGGCGGCTGGACGTCCTGGTCAACGCGATCTTCGGCGGGAACTCGCTGCTGGAGTGGGACAAGCCGGTCTGGGAGCACGACCTCGACGGCGGCCTGAAGATGCTGCGGCTGGCCATCGACACCCACCTGGTCACCGCCCACCACGCGCTGCCCCTGCTCACCCGGCACCCCGGCGGCCTGCTCGTCGAGATCACCGACGGCACCAACGCCTACAACGCGGACAACTACCGGGTGAACACCTACTTCGACCTGACCAAGGCCGCCTGCAACCGCCTGGCCTTCACCCTGGGCCACGAGCTGCGCCCGCACGGTGGCACCGCGCTCGCGCTCACCCCGGGCTGGCTGCGCTCGGAGATCATGCTGGACGCCTACGGGGTCACCGAGGAGAACTGGCGGGACGCCCTGGCCAAGACCCCGCACTTCGCGATCTCGGAGACCACCCGCTACGCCGGTCGCGCGGTCGCCGCCCTGGCCGCGGATCCGCAGGTGGCGCGGTACAACCAGCAGTCCCTGGACGCGGGCAGCCTGGCCAAGGAGTACGGGTTCACCGACCTGGACGGCTCGCAGCCGGATGCCTGGCGGTACCTGGTGGAGGTGCAGGATCCGGGCAAGCCCGCGGACACCACGGGCTACCGCTGAGAAATCGGTGTGGCGGCCGATGAGTTTTCGCGGCGGTGGAAGTCTCTACTGGCATGACCGAGACGCACACCCTAAACCTCCCCGAAGCCGACCTCGTTTACGACGTGTACGGCCCGCTGCCCACCGCCGACGGCCGCCCGGTGCTGCTGATGGTCGGCCAGCCCATGGACGCCAGCGGGTTCGCCACCCTGGCTCCGCTGATGTCCGAGCGCACCGTGGTCGCCTACGACCCGCGCGGCCTCGGCCGCAGCAAGCGCAAGGACGGGCGGGTCGACCACACGCCGGAGACCCAGGCCGGGGACCTGCACGCCTTCATCGAAGCCCTCGGCGCCGGGCCGGTGGAGGTGTTCGCCAGCAGCGGCGGCGCGGTGACCGCGCTCGCCCTGGTGACCGCCTACCCACAGGACGTGCTGACCCTGGTGGCGCACGAGCCGCCGCTGAACAACGTGCTGCCCGACGCCGAGGCCGCCGACCGGGGCCGCGCCTGGTTCCGCGACGTGTACCTGGCCAAGGGCTGGGGCGCGGGCATGGCCGCCTTCATCGCGATGACCTCCTGGGAGGGCGAGCTCACCGAGGAGTTCTTCGCCCAGCCCGCGCCCGACCCGGCCCAGTTCGGCCTGCCGACCGAGGACGACGGCAACCGGGACGACCCGCTGTTGTCGGACCGGTCCTGGGCGGTGAGCAGCTACCGGCCCGACATCGCCGCGCTGA from Crossiella sp. CA-258035 harbors:
- the uvrA gene encoding excinuclease ABC subunit UvrA; translation: MTSVDVLDSTDTQLPDRLIVRGARVHNLRGVDLDLPHRKLIVFTGVSGSGKSSLAFDTLYAEAQRRQVQSLSTFARQFMNEMDKPAVDLLSGLCSAVAVDQRSSATRSPRSTVGTVTEVFDLMRVVWATAGVPHCTVCAEELLPDNGTLVCLDGHDTEVPEMYNRSFSFNLPFGQCPDCLGLGAAADPESTEQRLCAGCGGARLRPAQLGVRLDGRSIAEVNALPVTECLRFFSTLELPERQRRVLAQALAEITDRLRHLTEVGLGYLSLDRPARTLSGGEAQRIRLATQLGTQLFGLLYVLDEPTAGLHPQDVHELIGTLKSLRDRGNTLIVVEHDEHLIRAADWVVELGPAAGEHGGQLVFTGTASELLADPESLTGAYLSGRRTGHVPARRRTPVPGRELVVRGARENNLAGIDVAFPLGCFVVVSGVSGAGKSTLVDTILYRAVARALGAEAPPPGAHERVDGLGRLDRVIRVDQAPIGRSGRSTPATYTGILDATRKLFAQTPTAKELGFTPGRFSFNSPGGRCESCAGDGTVRVEMYFLPDVFLECDTCHGTRYDADTLKVTYRGRTIAEVLDLPIEAAAEFFAAAPVIAGPLRTLCEVGLGYLRLGQAANTLSGGEAQRVKLAAELQRRPGKHTLYVLDEPTTGLHASDVARLMGVLHRLVAKGHTVITVSHNAEVVRGADWVIDLGPAGGDGGGRVVATGTPEQIAADPASRTGRYLAR
- a CDS encoding ABC transporter permease — translated: MNLITATGVVYAREMRPTLRNPMAIITGLIQPLLYVALFGPLLSTFALPGVSSGGGTPWTWFIPGMLVFTTLFGTAFAGADIMYERDMGSLERLLASPLNRVALLVGQVGRQLTTLLLQALVLIVLVLPFGLDVDPLGTVLGLVMLLVLAAGVGVGSLGLGLVLKQAYLFYTAVQTAILPLMLTAGMLLPMDAAPGWLFWLSRINPLTHVVNAERALFAGNFGHPSILIALAITVLGCAGATAFALRAIRKLSA
- a CDS encoding ATP-binding cassette domain-containing protein; its protein translation is MIHTRDLVRHFKAKGEVVKAVQGVDLDVQEGEIVAFLGPNGAGKSTTLRMLTTLLPATSGEAKVAGFDVRANPDGVRRRIGYIGQKHGASEGQQVRDELVAQGRIYGLNRHEAGVRANQLLEQLELTEQAKRYVATLSGGQKRRLDVALGLIHRPDLLFLDEPSTGLDPHSRANLWNHITGLREQYGTTIFLTTHYLDEADTAAERVIVIDHGRIIAEGTPDQLKAKVSGDLVTVEFGEPDSAARAVPVGAALPGAHEVAAEGSRLTLRVEQGDEALAILVRALDAADIRLRGLSVARPSLDDVFLSLTGRSLREESA
- a CDS encoding PadR family transcriptional regulator, whose translation is MSATRLLVLGVVRWCGSAHGYLVRAELESWWAHEWANIKWGSIYHGLKQLTKEGLMTSSSPVGNIGRVDYALTPAGEAEFFRLLRATLREPEEHKPDLLAAALVLMPTLPRDEVIALLKERLAALEVNRAQVAGRAGELTEPAHMSELFGVWRSSADASVAWTQDLVERIEAGAHTFAGEAPHVFGQPGGAGFHSDGSPRPRPKPDISCG
- a CDS encoding MFS transporter, with protein sequence MSTATALRPAYREPAYLRYLAGHGTSLLGDQVWHIALSWSAVQLASPGVAGLVMTVAAVPRLALMLLGGALADRFDARRLMIGSDLARALVMLLAATLAFLSPSLLWLVLVALAFGIADAVFLPAAGSLQPRLLEPAQLSSGAALHEVVGRAALLLGAPLGGLLVAVGGLPLACVVNALTFGVSMAAVASAKPRREVEPSTERVLASVRSGFAFLRRERVLRTVILAALVINLGFVGPMNLGVAILSEHRGWGSVGVGLLVAGFGGGAALGALVLLRVPLRRRLGLVVAVAALAETAAMVVMALAPTLPVAVGAAVLIGLGGAPCGVGVRTLIQARTPDAFRGRVSSVHTLCSLGVAPLATGLFGLAVGAFGVSAAFLCSAGLELVGAALCLLVADLRRASIEQG
- a CDS encoding winged helix-turn-helix domain-containing protein; this encodes MGNRRITDPEVLKGLAQPLRQRLYHLLAQAGPATVSTLAKQVDTDPGLVSYHLRELAKAGYIETAPELARDRRERWYRAAEEHQSWAWTDFTTPEAKAVASAAVAQMVTNQFERVRDFQQNRSAWGGQWNTSAFISNNFLRLTDTELRELEDELHEVINRWREPRKELPAGPGAEDGREHVFLFLHGFPERP
- a CDS encoding SDR family oxidoreductase; translation: MSKPLHGKIALVTGATRNAGRGIAIELGAAGATVYLSGRSGGGHTSPENRPETLEQTAAMVEAEGGTAVVVPTDHLDSAQVRALIERIESEQGRLDVLVNAIFGGNSLLEWDKPVWEHDLDGGLKMLRLAIDTHLVTAHHALPLLTRHPGGLLVEITDGTNAYNADNYRVNTYFDLTKAACNRLAFTLGHELRPHGGTALALTPGWLRSEIMLDAYGVTEENWRDALAKTPHFAISETTRYAGRAVAALAADPQVARYNQQSLDAGSLAKEYGFTDLDGSQPDAWRYLVEVQDPGKPADTTGYR
- a CDS encoding alpha/beta hydrolase, with the translated sequence MTETHTLNLPEADLVYDVYGPLPTADGRPVLLMVGQPMDASGFATLAPLMSERTVVAYDPRGLGRSKRKDGRVDHTPETQAGDLHAFIEALGAGPVEVFASSGGAVTALALVTAYPQDVLTLVAHEPPLNNVLPDAEAADRGRAWFRDVYLAKGWGAGMAAFIAMTSWEGELTEEFFAQPAPDPAQFGLPTEDDGNRDDPLLSDRSWAVSSYRPDIAALKAAPTRVVVAVGEETGNTFTGRTAVALAGLLGQEATVFPSHHGGFAGGEHGYPGQPEAFAVKLREVLAG